In the [Clostridium] colinum genome, one interval contains:
- a CDS encoding copper amine oxidase N-terminal domain-containing protein, which translates to MVNKLKKSFTLLTLVFIMLMPSVSAFGAEPVYVKLNGAPIVYEDAQPQIMNQRAMVPFRKTAETLGAVVEWNKQTETATLRKGDRVVVHTMRSSVITVNGKASTFDTPSAVVQNRTMMPVRMLSEALGNSVTWDNSTRTVNIIADQPTVINVVPDKTTVNSGEKINIAITTNSTTDKIKIVDVNENDSIISEANTYSSNPDGTRLFSVPWTPNVAKSTFKTLKVVPGNLTTYNQDSTSYKVCAISVNADVKPKVTSFKSDKKDVGRGDKIKLTIEANANTDRIKIGTEKNNKLLEITNYKLGEGNNSNIRVFETEMKMEDRGDIELRAYPGNISNGYESSYETLKISVGGSGSTTSTEKLKIKDTYILNDGIYVDETIKVIVKTSTDIDRVEILNENDKIVDETRFTSVKNNSEYIWLMDIPVKSSGRNRFYVVAYNTNKDKVKESISFSASTYSSSDLEIINIEQRDIGAVSGDTVKFRIRTTNQADSIKVFDGSSEVAKVTDYNNNGSIREWEVKVKITSSNKDSLKVVAYDKNQKQTSTKLNVYLDVQSSGKIYDYNLKTSEVYKNEYIRVDVYTNKAISKVWVEDSNNARVILKTSYDSVSGNEYTWELKFVAEEAGSSMRYTIYAEDQNGKRYDETFRVRVNK; encoded by the coding sequence ATGGTTAATAAATTAAAAAAATCTTTTACATTATTAACATTAGTTTTTATAATGTTAATGCCAAGTGTTAGTGCATTTGGTGCCGAACCAGTTTATGTTAAACTAAATGGTGCACCAATTGTTTATGAAGATGCACAACCACAAATTATGAACCAACGAGCTATGGTTCCTTTTAGAAAAACAGCAGAAACATTAGGAGCTGTTGTTGAATGGAACAAACAAACAGAAACAGCTACTTTAAGAAAAGGTGATAGAGTAGTAGTACATACTATGCGTAGTAGTGTTATTACTGTAAATGGTAAAGCTTCTACATTTGATACGCCTTCTGCAGTTGTACAAAATAGAACAATGATGCCTGTTAGAATGCTTAGCGAAGCATTAGGTAACTCTGTAACTTGGGATAATTCTACAAGAACAGTTAACATAATAGCAGACCAACCTACTGTTATAAATGTTGTACCAGATAAAACAACTGTTAATAGCGGAGAAAAAATTAACATTGCAATAACAACAAATTCTACAACAGATAAAATAAAAATTGTAGATGTAAATGAAAATGATAGTATTATATCAGAAGCTAATACATATAGTTCAAACCCAGATGGTACTAGATTATTCTCTGTACCTTGGACACCAAATGTTGCAAAAAGTACATTTAAAACACTTAAAGTTGTTCCAGGTAATTTAACAACATATAATCAAGATAGTACATCTTATAAAGTTTGTGCAATTAGTGTAAATGCCGATGTTAAACCTAAAGTTACATCTTTTAAATCAGATAAAAAAGATGTTGGCAGAGGTGATAAAATAAAATTAACTATAGAGGCTAATGCTAATACAGATAGAATAAAAATAGGCACTGAGAAAAATAATAAATTATTAGAGATAACAAATTATAAGTTAGGCGAAGGAAATAACTCTAACATAAGAGTCTTTGAAACAGAAATGAAGATGGAAGATAGAGGAGACATAGAGCTTAGAGCTTATCCAGGTAATATATCTAACGGATATGAATCTAGCTATGAAACATTAAAAATAAGTGTTGGTGGATCAGGTAGCACTACTTCAACTGAAAAACTTAAAATAAAAGATACTTATATTTTAAATGATGGTATATATGTAGATGAAACTATAAAAGTTATTGTAAAAACTTCAACAGACATTGATAGAGTAGAAATTTTAAATGAAAATGATAAAATTGTAGATGAAACAAGATTTACTTCTGTGAAAAATAATAGCGAATATATTTGGTTAATGGATATACCAGTTAAAAGTAGTGGAAGGAATAGATTTTATGTAGTAGCATATAATACTAATAAGGATAAAGTAAAAGAAAGTATTAGCTTTAGTGCATCTACTTATTCTAGCAGTGATTTAGAAATAATTAATATAGAACAAAGAGATATTGGTGCTGTATCTGGAGATACTGTTAAATTCCGTATCAGAACAACAAACCAAGCAGATTCTATCAAAGTATTTGATGGTAGTTCAGAAGTGGCAAAAGTAACAGATTATAACAATAATGGGTCTATTAGAGAATGGGAAGTTAAAGTAAAAATTACTTCATCTAATAAAGATAGCTTAAAAGTTGTAGCATATGATAAAAATCAAAAACAAACATCTACTAAATTAAATGTTTATTTAGATGTACAATCAAGTGGAAAAATATACGATTATAATTTAAAAACTTCAGAAGTATATAAAAATGAATATATAAGAGTAGATGTATATACAAATAAAGCTATTTCTAAAGTTTGGGTAGAAGACAGTAATAATGCAAGGGTTATATTAAAAACTTCTTATGATAGTGTAAGCGGAAATGAATACACTTGGGAGCTTAAATTTGTAGCAGAAGAAGCAGGAAGTAGTATGAGATATACTATATATGCAGAAGACCAAAATGGTAAAAGATATGATGAAACATTTAGAGTTCGTGTAAATAAATAA
- the pyrE gene encoding orotate phosphoribosyltransferase, whose translation MSYKNEFIKFMCDSGVLTFGDFVTKSGRNTPYFINTGNYNTGEQINKLGYFYAKCMQENNIDSNVLFGPAYKGIPLCVTVASALYKDYNKNVNYCFNRKEAKDHGEGGVMVGYNIKDGDKITIIEDVITAGTAIRESLPILNKMGNVTVDSVIISVDRMEKGNNEKSAIQEVYEEFGIKVYPIVTIIDIIEAIKSGVIEGKEYLDKMIAYREKYGIK comes from the coding sequence ATGAGTTACAAAAATGAGTTCATTAAATTTATGTGTGATTCTGGAGTTTTAACTTTTGGAGATTTTGTAACAAAAAGTGGCAGAAATACACCATATTTTATTAATACAGGTAATTATAACACAGGTGAACAAATAAATAAATTAGGATATTTTTATGCAAAATGTATGCAAGAAAATAATATAGATAGTAATGTTTTATTTGGACCAGCTTATAAAGGTATACCTCTTTGTGTAACAGTTGCATCTGCTTTATATAAAGATTATAATAAAAATGTAAATTATTGTTTTAATAGAAAAGAAGCTAAAGACCACGGAGAAGGTGGTGTTATGGTAGGATATAATATTAAAGATGGTGATAAAATAACTATTATAGAAGATGTTATAACGGCGGGTACTGCAATAAGAGAAAGTTTGCCTATATTAAATAAGATGGGAAATGTAACAGTAGATTCGGTTATTATATCTGTTGATAGAATGGAAAAAGGCAATAATGAAAAGTCAGCAATACAAGAAGTTTATGAAGAATTTGGAATAAAAGTATATCCAATAGTTACAATAATAGATATTATAGAAGCTATAAAATCTGGTGTAATAGAAGGAAAAGAATATTTAGATAAAATGATAGCTTATAGAGAAAAATATGGAATAAAATAA